A part of Vigna radiata var. radiata cultivar VC1973A chromosome 11, Vradiata_ver6, whole genome shotgun sequence genomic DNA contains:
- the LOC106776298 gene encoding mediator of RNA polymerase II transcription subunit 32 → MDSVVDSLNNAYQDFVSAAANVLEAKENAGSVKTTATDTALENFKQKWELFRVACDQAEEFVESVKQRIGSECLVDEATRPVAGKPGQATMTGLPPISAVRLEQMSKAVRWLVIELQHGSGASSANSALSHPSAPFDARFSEDATQ, encoded by the coding sequence ATGGACAGCGTAGTTGATTCTCTGAACAATGCCTATCAAGATTTTGTTTCTGCTGCTGCCAATGTGTTAGAGGCCAAAGAAAATGCTGGTTCCGTTAAAACAACAGCTACAGATACTGCTCTAGAGAACTTTAAGCAGAAGTGGGAATTGTTTAGAGTAGCATGTGATCAAGCTGAGGAGTTTGTGGAGTCTGTGAAGCAAAGAATAGGATCCGAGTGTCTGGTGGATGAGGCAACAAGGCCTGTGGCAGGAAAACCTGGACAAGCTACCATGACTGGTCTTCCTCCCATAAGTGCAGTTCGGTTGGAACAAATGAGTAAAGCAGTTCGATGGCTTGTCATTGAATTGCAGCATGGTTCTGGAGCTAGTTCTGCTAATTCAGCTCTTTCCCATCCCTCAGCTCCATTCGATGCGAGGTTTTCTGAAGATGCTACTCAGTAG